The following coding sequences are from one Leishmania braziliensis MHOM/BR/75/M2904 complete genome, chromosome 36 window:
- a CDS encoding putative 40S ribosomal protein S18, with product MSLTLIPDHFQHIVRLLNTNVEGKRKVPFALRMVKGVGIRFAYLVCKKTGIDVERRAGTLTAEELEKVAEVIVDPARFKIPDWFLNRQRDPKTGKTEHLSSSMVDTRLRDDLERLKKMRAHRGVRHAYGLRVRGQHTCTSGRHGKTVGVSRGK from the coding sequence ATGTCTCTGACGCTTATCCCCGATCACTTCCAGCACATCGTGCGTCTGCTTAACACAAATGTGGAGGGCAAGCGCAAGGTGCCGTTCGCGCTGCGCATGGTGAAGGGAGTGGGTATCCGCTTCGCCTACCTGGTGTGCAAGAAGACCGGCATCGATGTGGAGCGCCGCGCTGGCACTCTgacagcggaggagctggagaaggtCGCCGAGGTGATCGTCGACCCCGCGAGGTTCAAGATCCCAGACTGGTTCCTGAACCGCCAGCGCGACCCCAAGACCGGCAAGACGGAGCACCTGTCCAGCTCGATGGTGGATACCCGCCTGCGCGACGACCTTGAGCGCCTAAAGAAGATGCGCGCGCACCGTGGTGTGCGCCACGCGTACGgcctgcgcgtgcgcggccagcacacgtgcacgaGCGGCCGCCACGGTAAGACGGTCGGCGTGTCTCGCGGCAAGTAA